A single genomic interval of Vibrio gallicus harbors:
- a CDS encoding DUF1007 family protein — MRNPIKQKFRFYLLSLIAVVFSSSVWAHPHSWIDIKTQVIGKDKTVDGFKMEWTFDRMTTAYLLDGEDMSAQHRKQTLQSISKSVIDNMVPSHYFTNLDADKHSFDYQKVTHSVLKVEKGKAILSFTLLLKKPYLFDGKDLYLRIFDPTYYVDMSWKSLSDFQFSKTMAAECTSSLIKPHPTPAQVNRAMTIPMDANPDYQLGKVFTQAIKFSCGS; from the coding sequence ATGAGAAATCCTATCAAACAAAAATTTCGATTCTATCTCCTATCTCTGATAGCTGTAGTTTTTTCTAGCTCAGTATGGGCCCATCCACATTCTTGGATAGACATAAAAACTCAGGTTATTGGCAAGGACAAAACTGTCGATGGTTTTAAGATGGAGTGGACGTTTGATAGGATGACTACTGCCTATTTGCTCGATGGTGAGGATATGTCAGCGCAGCATCGTAAGCAGACGCTGCAATCTATATCTAAGTCAGTAATAGATAATATGGTACCTTCACATTACTTTACTAATTTGGATGCGGATAAACACTCATTTGATTATCAAAAAGTAACGCATTCGGTATTAAAGGTTGAGAAAGGAAAAGCAATATTAAGCTTTACTCTACTGCTTAAAAAACCTTATCTGTTTGATGGAAAAGATCTATATTTAAGGATCTTTGATCCGACATATTATGTCGATATGTCGTGGAAATCATTGTCTGATTTTCAGTTCTCTAAAACGATGGCAGCTGAATGTACATCATCGTTAATAAAACCACACCCAACACCAGCTCAAGTTAACCGAGCAATGACCATTCCTATGGATGCGAACCCTGATTATCAATTAGGCAAAGTATTCACTCAAGCCATTAAATTTAGTTGTGGGTCTTAA
- a CDS encoding error-prone DNA polymerase produces MHASSLKYAELFCQSNFSFLTGASHPEELVMQADFLGYSAIAITDECSLAGVVRAHTAIKNNQLNIKQLVGSMFWLDQECQFILLCPNSAAYTELARIISNARRRSEKGQYHLSQWDLLSIQHCLVIYIPQHHDCDKKWLIWLAKHHANRVWIGAQRHLTGTDKHYIRHCESLADTYQIPIVACGGVLMHNATRLALQHTLTAIKQGTRVEDVREHLLTNAERSLRSKDKLNKLYPSQWLVESHYIAERCHFDLASLGYQYPAEIVPQPLTPNQYLRQLVEQGKQTRFPNGVPQAVQQIIEKELTLIEQLNYAHFFLTIHDVVMFAKDKGILYQGRGSAANSVVCYCLEITSVDPRQISVLFERFISKERNEPPDIDVDFEHHRREEVIQYIYHKYGRERAALAATVIRYRLKSAIREVGKALAIDETQLDFFIKNINRRDKGLNWQAQIMELGLKPDSLKGKHFIALVNEIIGFPRHLSQHVGGFVISAGPLYELVPVENASMPERTIIQWDKDDLESLGLLKVDVLALGMLSAIRRCFQLIAQHHQRHLSIADITRMQDDPKVYGMLQKADTVGVFQIESRAQMSMLPRLKPRCYYDLVIQIAIVRPGPIQGDMVHPYLKRRDGIENITYPSAEVKDVLSRTLGVPIFQEQVIKLAMVAAGFSGGEADQLRRAMAAWKKNGDLIRFRDKLVSGMLERGYSLEFAERIFQQICGFGEYGFPESHSASFAVLAYCSAWLKYYYPAEFYTALLNSLPMGFYSASQLIQDAKRHQVIVHPICINASQDEHCIIKVQGQHHIQLGLTMIRGLSTLTRQQLLSSRPPQGFRHIQQLKTLGISKQQLQLLASANALHSLSGNRYVTRWQLMDSATELPLFKDVIHSPDAEGSQNYPFTVNAYDELIEDYTSTGVSLSQHPITLLDSQNKLGRFTRQNQLQTLSQHSMVTVVGLVTGRQSPATAAGVTFFTLEDDTGNINVVVWQATARMQKQAYLTSKVLKVKGIIEKEGDVIHIIAGKLIDLSEAFTTLSSQSRDFH; encoded by the coding sequence ATGCATGCATCATCTTTAAAATATGCGGAACTGTTCTGTCAGAGCAATTTTTCGTTTCTCACCGGAGCCTCTCACCCTGAAGAATTAGTTATGCAGGCGGATTTCTTAGGCTATTCTGCAATCGCCATCACCGATGAGTGCTCATTAGCAGGCGTAGTGCGTGCTCACACCGCCATCAAAAACAACCAATTAAATATCAAGCAGCTAGTCGGTAGTATGTTTTGGCTAGATCAAGAGTGTCAGTTTATTTTACTGTGCCCAAACTCTGCCGCCTATACCGAGCTGGCGCGTATTATTAGTAACGCCCGCCGCCGCAGTGAAAAGGGTCAATATCATCTTTCACAATGGGATTTATTATCTATCCAACACTGCTTGGTGATCTATATACCGCAGCATCACGACTGCGATAAAAAATGGCTCATCTGGTTAGCTAAACATCATGCTAATCGAGTTTGGATAGGAGCGCAAAGACACCTAACTGGCACCGATAAACATTATATTCGCCACTGTGAATCCTTAGCGGATACTTATCAAATTCCTATCGTCGCTTGTGGTGGTGTATTAATGCACAATGCTACTCGTTTAGCCCTGCAACACACCTTAACGGCGATAAAGCAAGGTACAAGAGTTGAAGATGTACGTGAGCACCTACTTACCAATGCAGAGCGATCATTACGTAGTAAAGATAAGCTCAACAAGCTATATCCATCACAATGGCTCGTTGAGAGTCATTATATCGCTGAGCGTTGTCACTTTGACCTAGCCAGCCTTGGATACCAGTATCCAGCAGAAATAGTGCCGCAGCCTCTCACCCCAAACCAATACCTAAGACAGCTTGTTGAACAAGGAAAGCAAACTCGGTTTCCTAATGGTGTTCCACAAGCAGTACAACAAATCATAGAGAAGGAACTGACATTAATTGAACAGCTCAATTACGCACACTTCTTTTTGACCATTCATGATGTAGTGATGTTTGCCAAAGATAAAGGCATTCTTTATCAAGGCCGAGGATCTGCGGCTAATTCAGTCGTATGTTACTGCTTAGAAATAACCTCTGTCGACCCTAGGCAGATCTCGGTTCTATTTGAACGCTTTATCAGTAAAGAGCGCAATGAACCGCCAGATATTGATGTGGATTTTGAGCACCATAGACGCGAAGAGGTTATTCAGTACATCTATCACAAATATGGTCGTGAGCGAGCAGCTCTGGCCGCTACCGTGATCCGTTATCGCCTTAAAAGCGCAATTCGAGAAGTCGGAAAGGCACTCGCTATCGATGAAACGCAGCTCGATTTTTTTATCAAGAATATTAATCGCAGAGACAAGGGGCTGAATTGGCAAGCTCAGATTATGGAGCTAGGCCTTAAGCCGGACTCACTCAAGGGCAAACACTTTATTGCACTAGTCAATGAAATCATCGGCTTTCCTCGTCACCTGTCACAACATGTGGGGGGATTTGTTATCTCTGCCGGCCCGTTATATGAATTAGTACCAGTAGAGAATGCCTCTATGCCTGAACGTACTATTATTCAATGGGATAAAGACGACTTAGAAAGCCTAGGCTTACTAAAGGTTGATGTATTGGCTCTTGGAATGCTCAGCGCTATTCGACGCTGCTTTCAGCTTATAGCTCAGCACCATCAGCGCCATCTTAGTATCGCTGACATTACGCGCATGCAAGATGATCCAAAGGTATATGGCATGCTACAAAAAGCAGACACGGTGGGGGTATTCCAGATCGAGTCTCGAGCACAGATGAGCATGCTACCAAGATTAAAACCTCGCTGCTATTACGATTTAGTGATTCAGATAGCGATAGTTAGGCCTGGCCCAATACAAGGCGATATGGTTCATCCCTACCTAAAAAGACGCGATGGCATTGAAAATATCACCTATCCTTCCGCAGAGGTTAAGGATGTTTTGAGCCGCACTCTAGGGGTGCCTATCTTTCAAGAGCAGGTTATAAAATTAGCCATGGTCGCGGCAGGGTTCAGCGGTGGAGAAGCCGACCAACTGCGCCGTGCGATGGCTGCATGGAAAAAAAATGGCGACTTAATTCGTTTTAGGGATAAGCTTGTATCTGGAATGCTAGAGCGAGGCTATTCTCTGGAATTTGCCGAACGTATCTTCCAACAAATCTGTGGCTTTGGTGAATATGGCTTCCCTGAAAGCCACTCGGCCTCATTTGCAGTACTCGCCTATTGCTCAGCATGGCTGAAGTATTATTACCCTGCGGAATTTTATACCGCACTGTTAAATAGCTTACCTATGGGGTTTTACTCGGCCTCGCAACTTATTCAGGATGCTAAAAGGCACCAAGTTATAGTGCACCCTATCTGTATCAATGCCTCTCAAGATGAGCACTGCATCATCAAGGTGCAAGGTCAGCACCACATTCAACTTGGTTTAACAATGATTCGAGGCTTATCGACATTAACTCGTCAGCAACTACTAAGCTCAAGGCCACCGCAAGGGTTTCGGCACATACAGCAACTTAAAACCCTTGGTATCAGCAAGCAGCAACTACAACTACTGGCATCTGCAAACGCGCTACATTCGTTAAGTGGCAATCGCTATGTAACCCGTTGGCAGTTAATGGACTCAGCTACTGAACTGCCATTATTTAAGGACGTTATACACAGCCCTGATGCGGAAGGATCACAGAACTATCCCTTTACCGTCAATGCATATGATGAACTAATTGAAGATTACACCTCTACAGGGGTATCGCTATCGCAACATCCCATTACCTTGCTTGATAGCCAAAATAAATTAGGCCGCTTTACACGCCAGAATCAACTACAGACCTTAAGCCAGCATAGTATGGTAACCGTTGTTGGGTTAGTAACAGGTAGACAGTCCCCTGCAACTGCTGCAGGGGTCACTTTCTTCACCCTTGAAGACGATACTGGCAATATTAATGTGGTGGTATGGCAAGCTACTGCCCGAATGCAAAAACAAGCCTATCTCACATCAAAGGTATTGAAAGTAAAAGGAATTATAGAAAAGGAGGGAGATGTAATACATATTATTGCAGGTAAATTAATTGACCTTAGTGAGGCGTTTACAACACTCTCTAGTCAGTCTAGAGATTTTCATTAA
- a CDS encoding Y-family DNA polymerase yields the protein MNLWLYLHFPSLQLDSLFIEQQDAQQIDAPICVIDKHKVIQVNDAAKQAGIQLGMGLASAASLSSELQVLPYNPQSEQQRLQQVAQWLYLYTSDITLFSDQGLLLKVSDMLTLYRDLDNYWKLVSEHLDKLQLSYHFATAYSPLAAKLLAEAHTDCIDEDHDNIKQQLFSQPLQATELSQHNLEKLSRLGIHSLEQLLALNMTDIARRFDIQVVNYVGRLLGQFKHPVQFYHPPGHFSQHLVLLYEITHIDWIQKPLVQLLQQLEQFLKQRDHIAYEIKLTLEQRDKNQQIIHFYSAVGDYLCAKWQQLIKLSLESITLDAPVIALELSVVRMEEIPATHCDLFDKHKQAISPLDLISQLQAKLGQKTLHGIEATSDPRPEYSTRYIEPLTPSKGAVNAKPSLLRPSFIYPSPQPLKQRVTILQGPERINSGWWDGNSIKRDYFIARDEQGRWVWLFRNPHQEWFIHGLFS from the coding sequence ATGAACCTTTGGCTCTATTTACACTTTCCCAGCCTGCAACTAGATAGCTTGTTCATCGAGCAGCAAGATGCTCAGCAGATTGACGCCCCTATTTGTGTGATTGATAAGCACAAGGTCATACAAGTAAATGATGCGGCTAAACAGGCAGGGATCCAACTTGGTATGGGGCTTGCTAGTGCCGCTTCCCTATCTTCTGAACTACAAGTACTGCCCTATAACCCACAATCAGAGCAACAACGGCTTCAACAAGTTGCGCAATGGCTTTACTTATATACCTCGGATATCACTCTGTTTTCAGATCAAGGACTGCTCTTAAAGGTCAGCGATATGCTCACTTTATATAGAGACCTAGACAACTATTGGAAGCTTGTATCTGAGCATTTAGATAAACTGCAACTTAGCTACCATTTTGCTACCGCATACTCCCCCTTGGCAGCCAAGTTATTAGCCGAGGCACACACTGATTGTATCGATGAAGACCACGATAACATCAAGCAACAGCTATTTAGCCAACCGTTACAAGCAACGGAGTTAAGCCAACATAACCTTGAAAAATTATCTCGACTCGGGATCCATAGCCTTGAGCAACTCCTAGCGCTTAACATGACAGATATTGCTCGACGCTTCGATATTCAAGTTGTGAATTATGTCGGGCGTTTATTGGGGCAATTCAAGCACCCAGTTCAGTTTTATCATCCTCCGGGCCACTTTTCCCAACACCTTGTTTTGCTTTATGAAATCACTCATATCGACTGGATACAAAAACCGTTAGTACAGCTATTACAACAACTTGAGCAGTTCCTAAAGCAACGCGATCATATAGCCTATGAGATAAAATTAACCTTAGAGCAAAGGGATAAAAATCAGCAGATTATCCATTTCTACTCCGCGGTTGGTGATTACCTGTGTGCAAAATGGCAACAACTCATAAAACTCAGCTTAGAGTCTATAACTTTAGATGCCCCGGTGATTGCATTAGAGCTAAGTGTTGTTCGCATGGAAGAGATACCCGCAACTCACTGTGATTTATTTGATAAACATAAACAGGCTATTTCTCCTTTAGACCTGATCTCTCAATTACAAGCCAAGTTAGGGCAAAAAACATTACATGGCATCGAGGCTACCTCAGACCCAAGACCGGAATATAGCACCCGTTATATTGAGCCTCTAACACCCTCTAAGGGAGCAGTAAATGCCAAACCAAGCTTACTTAGACCGAGCTTTATCTATCCCTCCCCCCAGCCGCTTAAACAGCGAGTCACCATCTTACAAGGGCCAGAGCGAATCAATAGTGGATGGTGGGACGGCAACAGTATCAAGCGTGATTATTTTATTGCTCGAGATGAGCAAGGGCGTTGGGTGTGGCTTTTTCGAAATCCACATCAAGAGTGGTTTATTCACGGGCTGTTTAGTTAA
- the imuA gene encoding translesion DNA synthesis-associated protein ImuA has translation MKNILDLLKHKQLIWQGSEQGYEQSLQPSYFAEWDKKLNGLPQSGLIEVQSTSGIGEFRLLTPMLKNSTQQRLIVLINPPARPSAHYFQCESIDTNNVLVIDSTAHILWAAEQCLKSGCCAYVCLWHPQLEVHQARRLQVAAEQGQALSVHFNLDKHNHMSLPLPLSVSLTPNENGLEVTVNKRKGGWHPSAFQVNFQHYWPELCTNKPNNQVIPFPLHKQKQA, from the coding sequence ATGAAAAATATTCTCGATTTACTAAAGCACAAGCAGTTGATCTGGCAAGGCTCAGAGCAAGGCTATGAGCAATCCCTACAGCCCTCTTATTTTGCTGAGTGGGATAAAAAACTTAACGGTTTACCACAATCCGGATTAATAGAGGTGCAATCCACCTCTGGTATTGGCGAGTTTCGCCTGCTCACTCCTATGCTCAAAAATAGTACTCAGCAGCGCTTAATTGTGTTAATAAATCCACCCGCAAGACCTAGCGCACACTATTTTCAATGCGAAAGTATCGACACCAATAATGTATTAGTTATTGACTCAACAGCACACATCTTATGGGCCGCTGAACAGTGCCTAAAGAGTGGGTGTTGCGCCTACGTATGCCTCTGGCACCCACAACTTGAGGTGCACCAAGCTAGGCGATTACAGGTTGCCGCAGAGCAAGGGCAAGCCTTGAGCGTGCATTTTAATCTCGATAAGCACAATCATATGTCTCTACCTTTACCTTTGAGTGTCTCATTAACCCCGAATGAAAATGGCTTAGAGGTTACCGTAAATAAGCGCAAAGGTGGCTGGCATCCAAGTGCATTTCAGGTCAATTTTCAGCATTACTGGCCTGAACTGTGTACCAATAAGCCCAATAATCAAGTCATTCCTTTTCCTTTGCATAAGCAGAAACAAGCATGA
- a CDS encoding nickel/cobalt transporter has translation MKINKITPLEVVEQPKSLAKPMLCIGISLSLVVAVLWYLWPTILINSIHFQKESLDYLTEQFYNGDSHATLIILGVCFLYGILHALGPGHGKVVVSTYLATNNTQFKSGIFITICSALVQAVVAVTLVSAFVFIFHQTMRELNATVSDFAVYSGVVVVVLGAQLIYSAVKRLYVSAKSTHTHGPDCGCGHKHSADATELNNISKPKEYIMIILSIGLRPCSGAILVLFFAHLTNLYWVGVIGTFLMSIGTAITTSTIAFLTVSGRKIIQYYTKASTTGMSAVMPALARSLAGLLLITIGVLLIVVPSYGVSPIFS, from the coding sequence ATGAAAATTAATAAAATAACGCCGCTAGAGGTTGTTGAGCAACCTAAAAGTTTGGCCAAACCTATGCTTTGCATCGGTATCTCTTTATCGTTAGTTGTCGCTGTTTTATGGTACCTATGGCCAACTATTTTAATTAATAGTATTCACTTTCAAAAAGAGTCCCTTGATTACTTAACTGAACAGTTCTACAACGGAGATAGTCATGCGACTTTGATTATCTTGGGTGTTTGCTTTCTATATGGAATATTGCACGCTTTAGGTCCCGGCCATGGAAAGGTAGTAGTAAGTACGTATCTTGCAACAAATAATACCCAGTTTAAATCAGGTATATTTATTACGATCTGCTCGGCACTTGTGCAAGCAGTCGTTGCAGTAACCCTAGTGTCTGCATTTGTGTTTATATTTCATCAAACCATGCGTGAGTTAAATGCAACGGTATCAGATTTTGCAGTATATAGTGGCGTAGTCGTCGTTGTGCTAGGGGCTCAGTTAATATACAGCGCAGTTAAGCGACTCTACGTATCTGCTAAGTCTACACATACCCATGGACCTGACTGTGGTTGTGGCCACAAACACTCGGCAGACGCCACAGAGCTTAATAATATATCTAAGCCTAAAGAATATATTATGATTATTTTGAGTATTGGCTTAAGACCGTGCTCCGGTGCGATATTAGTACTGTTCTTTGCCCATTTAACCAATTTATATTGGGTTGGGGTGATTGGCACTTTTCTAATGTCCATTGGGACAGCAATTACCACGTCAACTATTGCTTTTTTGACCGTGTCAGGACGTAAGATAATTCAATATTATACCAAAGCATCAACCACAGGAATGAGCGCCGTAATGCCAGCATTAGCCCGCAGCTTAGCGGGTCTGCTCTTGATTACAATTGGTGTATTATTGATTGTGGTTCCAAGCTACGGTGTATCACCTATTTTCTCTTAA
- a CDS encoding putative bifunctional diguanylate cyclase/phosphodiesterase — MTRKLSFSNKNAIIIGGFLLGAYLLLMITVTNAGQNRLKESQSNELSLKVNSYSESLTYLFSSLKKDIKEAEHHKSTFTFFANLASGMSMEYGLGASLFQLKQNLVSHTKPDLKQQTQPYFNRLLMVGVNAKVNAKVIADSNPKLPFDTGSIPFKKLSQSTPTIDATFKGNLLIIRVIQPVYYNGDLVAAIVGYVNDDILTRLLTNQESVNRASRLDLATNDGVYPIWNTLDTDTTDAYEHISYSTLSFEQKVKGTPFYLHAWFEPLSEQQIITSTWFTIALSFLAVPVIFGLYYALKINNANIVLITKFAETSKKRALLTEQNSRLKTEIERRRLSEQELAYQATHDSLTGLANRKSGDEKLRQAIINAERSNQNVLILFIDLDNFKQINDTLGHSAGDKLLQQVSQRLKSAVRKTDVVARIGGDEFLMVIPNLQSQDNAKLIASNLMTVFEKPFYLDKTEFFASSSIGMAIYPQDGQTTEDLLARADIAMYRVKECGRNGFSFYDSSMNQDVQRNIDIDARLRKALSFNEFEVYYQPIIDLKKGQIVGAEALLRWTDNKLGFISPAEFIPIAEKNGLINQLGEFALMTACTQMAQWQKIRPLLVAVNVSSVQFRQHTSLLELIKRALKTSQLPANLLDIEITESLLINHNDDTLSLLNQLKEMGVQLSIDDFGTGYSALSYLQKFPFNKLKIDRSFLQDMESTLPSRELINAIIAMADALNLKVVAEGVETQWDMHYLQSKNCSFAQGFYFSKPIPAQQFEELLHKHSVDPELFI, encoded by the coding sequence ATGACCCGCAAGCTAAGCTTTAGTAATAAAAATGCGATTATAATTGGTGGCTTCCTTTTGGGAGCCTACCTGTTGTTGATGATTACGGTCACCAACGCAGGTCAAAACCGATTAAAAGAGTCTCAATCTAATGAGCTTAGCTTAAAGGTTAATAGTTATTCAGAATCCCTTACTTATCTTTTTAGCTCTTTAAAGAAGGATATCAAAGAGGCGGAGCACCATAAGAGTACCTTTACATTCTTTGCTAACTTAGCCTCTGGAATGTCAATGGAGTATGGCCTTGGAGCGAGCCTATTCCAATTAAAACAAAACCTTGTTAGCCATACCAAACCAGACCTTAAGCAACAAACCCAGCCCTACTTTAATCGGTTGCTTATGGTGGGGGTTAACGCCAAGGTTAACGCCAAGGTTATCGCGGATTCTAATCCTAAGTTACCTTTTGATACCGGCTCTATTCCATTTAAAAAGCTCTCTCAATCCACACCAACGATAGATGCCACCTTTAAAGGTAATCTTCTGATTATCAGGGTAATACAGCCGGTTTATTATAACGGCGATTTAGTTGCGGCTATCGTAGGGTACGTCAATGATGACATTCTCACTCGCCTGCTAACTAACCAAGAAAGCGTAAATCGAGCCAGTCGCTTAGACCTTGCTACAAATGATGGGGTATACCCCATTTGGAACACCTTAGATACAGATACAACCGATGCCTATGAGCATATTTCGTATAGTACCCTCTCGTTTGAGCAAAAGGTAAAGGGCACGCCATTTTATCTTCATGCATGGTTCGAGCCCCTTTCTGAGCAACAAATTATTACCTCTACTTGGTTTACGATCGCACTCTCTTTCCTTGCTGTGCCGGTTATCTTCGGTCTTTATTATGCGCTTAAGATCAACAATGCGAACATTGTATTGATTACAAAATTCGCTGAAACGAGCAAGAAAAGAGCCCTGCTAACTGAACAAAATAGCCGTCTCAAGACAGAGATTGAACGCAGGCGTTTATCAGAGCAAGAGCTCGCCTATCAAGCCACCCATGACTCTTTAACTGGGCTCGCTAACCGAAAGTCTGGGGATGAAAAGCTTCGTCAAGCTATCATCAACGCTGAGCGAAGTAATCAAAACGTCCTGATACTGTTTATTGACCTTGATAATTTTAAACAGATAAACGATACCCTAGGTCATAGCGCTGGGGATAAACTCCTACAACAGGTATCACAGCGTCTAAAAAGTGCAGTACGTAAAACCGACGTAGTGGCTCGTATTGGCGGCGATGAGTTTCTGATGGTTATCCCTAACCTGCAGTCACAAGACAACGCCAAGCTGATTGCCTCTAACCTGATGACAGTGTTTGAGAAGCCCTTTTATCTCGATAAAACTGAGTTCTTTGCGTCCTCTAGCATCGGCATGGCCATCTACCCTCAAGACGGTCAAACAACCGAAGATCTTCTTGCTCGCGCAGATATTGCTATGTATCGAGTAAAAGAGTGTGGGCGGAATGGATTTAGCTTCTACGATTCAAGCATGAACCAGGATGTGCAGCGCAATATTGATATCGATGCTAGGTTACGCAAAGCACTGTCGTTTAATGAGTTTGAGGTTTATTATCAACCGATTATCGACCTTAAAAAAGGTCAGATTGTTGGGGCTGAAGCACTATTACGCTGGACAGATAATAAGCTCGGGTTTATTTCCCCTGCTGAGTTTATTCCTATTGCTGAAAAGAATGGTCTGATTAATCAATTGGGTGAGTTTGCACTCATGACAGCTTGTACCCAAATGGCACAGTGGCAGAAGATTCGACCTTTATTGGTTGCAGTTAATGTTTCTAGTGTTCAATTTAGGCAGCACACCAGCCTACTTGAATTGATTAAGCGGGCCCTTAAAACCTCACAATTACCCGCTAACTTGCTGGATATAGAGATCACCGAAAGCCTACTTATTAATCACAATGACGATACACTGAGTCTGCTTAATCAGCTAAAAGAAATGGGTGTCCAACTCTCAATTGATGATTTTGGTACCGGTTATTCAGCCCTGAGTTATCTACAAAAATTCCCCTTCAATAAGCTTAAGATTGACCGCTCATTCCTACAAGATATGGAATCTACCCTCCCTTCTCGAGAATTAATTAACGCCATCATAGCTATGGCTGATGCATTAAATTTGAAGGTTGTTGCTGAGGGGGTAGAAACCCAATGGGATATGCATTATTTACAGAGTAAGAACTGTAGCTTTGCGCAAGGTTTCTATTTTAGCAAGCCAATCCCTGCCCAGCAGTTTGAAGAGCTATTACATAAACACTCGGTTGATCCGGAGCTATTTATCTAA
- a CDS encoding transporter substrate-binding domain-containing protein: protein MNRKFKTLFSLICWLTIALVIGIKPAFSRDLEQIKKAGVLRHIGIPYANFVNYINKDELNSVHGLDVEMMQGFAKYLGVDYQFVPSTWGTAFGQLTGREAVFKHNAIQYGDNVAITGDIISNGATILPWRKQLVDFSDDYFPSAVWLVARSDSSLTPIKPSGSIEQDIKQVKAMMRGHDVLAMEQTCLDPHLYQLHKTGANIILPEHARKLNEMVPAILNHDAESTLLDVPDTLIALEKWPGEIKVIGPVSSPQRMAAGFRKDSPKLREAFNQYLKQIKKDGTYNHLVEKYYPSVFYFYGDYFATPEQ from the coding sequence ATGAACAGAAAATTCAAAACCCTATTCAGCCTTATTTGTTGGCTGACAATTGCCTTAGTTATTGGCATTAAACCTGCTTTTTCTCGAGACCTTGAGCAAATAAAAAAAGCCGGTGTTCTTCGTCATATTGGCATCCCTTATGCCAACTTTGTAAATTATATTAACAAGGACGAACTCAACTCAGTACATGGCTTAGATGTTGAGATGATGCAAGGATTTGCAAAATATTTAGGTGTTGATTACCAATTTGTTCCAAGTACTTGGGGCACAGCCTTTGGTCAACTAACTGGCCGAGAAGCGGTTTTTAAACATAACGCCATCCAGTATGGTGATAATGTAGCAATAACCGGGGATATCATCTCCAATGGCGCCACTATACTACCTTGGCGAAAGCAGTTAGTTGACTTCTCAGACGACTACTTTCCATCTGCGGTATGGTTGGTTGCTCGCTCAGACTCAAGCCTAACTCCAATTAAGCCCAGCGGTTCAATTGAGCAAGATATTAAACAGGTTAAGGCGATGATGCGTGGGCACGACGTATTAGCTATGGAGCAAACTTGCCTCGACCCACATCTGTATCAGCTGCATAAAACAGGAGCTAACATAATCCTTCCTGAGCATGCGCGTAAGCTTAATGAAATGGTACCGGCAATCCTAAATCACGATGCTGAAAGTACACTACTTGATGTGCCTGACACCTTGATAGCACTAGAGAAATGGCCTGGTGAGATCAAAGTAATTGGACCGGTTTCAAGCCCACAACGTATGGCTGCTGGGTTTCGTAAAGACTCACCAAAACTGCGTGAAGCCTTTAATCAGTATCTAAAACAGATAAAGAAAGACGGTACGTATAACCACCTAGTTGAAAAATATTACCCATCCGTGTTCTATTTTTACGGTGACTACTTTGCAACACCAGAGCAGTAA
- a CDS encoding DUF2796 domain-containing protein — MRKPIHQKTFVFSLLSLCLSTSALGAGFRQHGAHVHGYVTYNIAQDHNQLIIDIFSPGMDIVGFEHDPKTTQEKQAIQRAMELFKDYSSIIDIPSQAQCSIASNNTNIIKSSPNDILSKKENGKIHNPFVDHSTHANFEIEYLFNCDNPEQLNTISTYWFQHFPATKFITANHITDLKQGADELSKNQTKIHIN, encoded by the coding sequence ATGAGAAAACCTATCCATCAAAAAACATTTGTATTTTCATTACTCTCTTTATGCTTATCAACATCAGCTCTAGGTGCAGGCTTTAGGCAGCATGGCGCTCATGTGCACGGCTATGTGACATATAATATTGCCCAAGACCATAACCAGTTAATCATTGATATATTTTCTCCGGGAATGGATATTGTCGGTTTTGAACATGACCCGAAAACCACTCAAGAAAAGCAAGCTATACAAAGAGCTATGGAGCTATTTAAAGATTACAGCTCTATTATTGATATTCCATCCCAAGCTCAATGCTCAATAGCAAGCAATAATACCAATATAATAAAATCATCACCAAACGATATTTTATCTAAGAAAGAGAACGGTAAAATACATAACCCCTTTGTCGATCATAGTACCCATGCTAACTTTGAGATTGAATATCTATTTAATTGTGATAATCCAGAACAATTAAACACCATAAGCACCTATTGGTTTCAACACTTCCCAGCTACCAAATTCATTACAGCCAATCATATTACGGACTTAAAACAAGGCGCTGATGAACTGAGTAAAAACCAAACCAAAATTCATATAAACTGA